Within the Montipora foliosa isolate CH-2021 chromosome 11, ASM3666993v2, whole genome shotgun sequence genome, the region GCCAAGCACAAGAAGCTGCAGGGCGTCTTTGATATAGCTTCCATCCATATATAATAGAATCAAAGTCAGGTGTTTTCCACAAAGTTCTCAGTTGGAATTGACTCAAACTCGCTTCCCTTGTCCATTTTTTCTGTTTGCTTTCCACTTTCTTGAAAGCGCAAAGTCACTTTCACAGCACAGCTTTGCTTTCAACACCCATTGCATACACTGTACTCTACTGCCACCTATTCTTTACCGTTCCAATATTCATGAGgattctctctcttttcccaaactgaagatgacgtaaatttaatttcctttgttttcatgGCTTTCAGCATGACATCCTGCGATATAAAAAATTGTGGAATCACATTCAACAAGTTAACCTGTGAGCATTGGATTCTCATCCTTTATCCGCTTCGGCAGCAAAAAGAGACAGACCACTATGATCAAGTGATCAATTCTCTAGTCAAGCATGTATGGCTGACAAAACATTACTTTCTGTAGCCAGTGCCAGAGGGACTAGCTTGCAAATCAGGAAAGAGTGAATTCATTGCTTGTGGTGGTCTTGTGCTCGTTTCGCTATTGAAGTGGATAAGGAGTGAGATTCAACTGCTCACAGGGTGTAAACAAGTCAAAATCACTATTGACTAAAATCGTCTGGTATTAGACCGACTAAactctattaagtctcactcctaggagtccaTTGGTTGAAGAGGACATTAGCTTTTGAGTGGATGTTGAGTTGgtcaacccattgactcccaaaCCGCCctcagttgatgagtaaaaatttaataatctggcgttagacagagtaaaatttattaAGGAGGAGTCAATGGATGCCTATCTAGCTGCATTGATCTTTCTAACTTCTGGTttaattcttgggttgcacgtcacgcaagtgaaaatataaatcgcttaccattcaaGAAATTGattcaagaaatggaaatgttatagaagaggaataaGTAAATAACGGGTCCAACtctcagggctgtgcgatattccgtacttgagttattcggcgaaatttattactgaaatttgtagagtttagtaCGGAggtgccatgttggtgtactgctgaagtaaaccaacatggtggctggaaacctgtagaaacatatggaatttagtttggctgtctttaacactttctgctgtataatgagctagcaaccattcgtatagacacgtctcctagtatattggctgtttaggccacaaaaacacgagggaaatcaatgtttttatgcaactggcaCGTTTTTCGAAAGCTGTCAACACgtcacgcactgtgaaaaactctgaaattcaaactgctctattttcaaaacGAAGCACGGTACTgagctgaaaacatgcaaacagatatatttttaaaacctccTGTAGCTGATCAAGATAAAAACTCGaaaggctctttagttttgtatttcatttttttgtgacgtcatgtgcaacccaagaataggACGCCATGAACTGAGcaagatggagagtgggagttagaaagattgctgacaaagtgggtAAATCCGTCCACCCCTGTTTACGtggataaacccggatcaaaattggattgattgattgattgattggttcaCGATCCTTCTTACATAGAAAAACACCCGCGTCTGAATAGACAAACTTGGATCTGTTATGTCTTCACATTTTACATTCAACACAAAAAGGTACACAGACCCTATCCTCTGAAGACCTTGTTGCCTTGTAACTGATACAGCTCCCCAGTGCCTTGCTATATACTAAACAATCTTGGAACTTGCCATAGATGTAGTACTGATGAAACTGGTTCCGGGCAGCTGCCATGAATGAAGATTGAACGAAAAGTCAAAACTGAAACACAcaattcaacttttcctttccaATTTTGTCCATGTTGCATTTAAGTTATCTTTTACTTACAAGCACAGAATCGCCACATGTCAAAAAAGTCAAGACATCTAGGAGCCTTAAggagaaacaaaatgaaattttggaTCTTAGGCTTCAATGACACTTCCATATCCCCAACCTTCCCCTCTTaaacatcatcattatcacctGTTCAAGGCAGCTTGCAACCCCAACCACCCCTCCCTCCAACTATTTCTATTGGACATCACTGCAGGCAGCTATTCCATAAGGAAGCTGGTGTTATCCCACAG harbors:
- the LOC137975510 gene encoding synaptic plasticity regulator PANTS-like, whose translation is MEVSLKPKIQNFILFLLKAPRCLDFFDMWRFCASARNQFHQYYIYGKFQDCLVYSKALGSCISYKATRSSEDRDVMLKAMKTKEIKFTSSSVWEKRENPHEYWNGKE